From a region of the Candidatus Amarolinea dominans genome:
- a CDS encoding rhamnulokinase, which translates to MNRSTRNYLALDLGASGGRAIVGRFDGERLTLVELHRFANGPVQLPRADGGTSLHWNILGLFAEIKEGLRRAAAAGNGPLTSLGIDTWGVDFGLLDGRGQLLGNPYHYRDSRTDGMMGAAFRRVPREEIFAATGIQFMQLNTLYQLLALAERQDPGLTAAATLLLTPDLLNYWLTGRALSERTIASTTQFLDPYRGQWAVDLLARLGLPTHILPPIVEPGTVLGDLLPHVAAETGAQGVLVVAPGCHDTASAVAAVPAEGAHHAYLSSGTWSLLGVETQAPVINAASLVANVTNEGGVCGTVRLLKNITGLWIIQECRRAWAAAGRPLSWDQIVAAAGAAMPATAVIDVDAAEFAAPGDMPGRVRAFCQRTGQPVPDTAGALAAVVYESLALKYRSTLARIEGLTGRTAAPLHIVGGGSQNRLLNQLAADFTGRPVIAGPVEATAIGNILMQMLATGALASLAEGRDLVRRSFEVEAFEPRPRPDRDERLGRLEALT; encoded by the coding sequence GTGAACCGGTCTACACGCAATTACCTTGCGCTTGACCTCGGCGCTTCGGGGGGGCGGGCCATCGTCGGTCGCTTCGACGGAGAACGCCTGACGCTGGTCGAGCTGCACCGCTTCGCCAACGGGCCGGTGCAACTGCCGCGCGCCGACGGGGGAACCAGTCTGCACTGGAATATCCTGGGCCTGTTCGCCGAGATCAAAGAGGGGCTGCGCCGGGCCGCGGCCGCCGGCAACGGCCCGCTGACCAGCCTGGGCATTGACACCTGGGGGGTGGATTTTGGCCTGCTGGATGGCCGCGGCCAACTGCTCGGCAACCCCTACCACTATCGCGACAGCCGCACCGATGGCATGATGGGGGCTGCGTTCCGTCGCGTGCCACGCGAGGAGATCTTTGCCGCAACCGGCATTCAGTTCATGCAGTTGAACACGCTCTATCAGCTCCTGGCCCTGGCCGAACGCCAGGACCCCGGCCTGACCGCGGCCGCCACCCTGCTGCTGACGCCCGATCTGCTCAACTACTGGCTGACGGGCCGGGCGCTGAGCGAGCGCACCATTGCCAGCACCACGCAGTTTCTCGATCCCTACCGCGGTCAATGGGCCGTTGACCTGCTGGCGCGGCTCGGCCTGCCGACGCACATCCTGCCGCCCATCGTGGAGCCGGGCACGGTCCTGGGCGATCTGCTGCCGCACGTGGCCGCGGAAACCGGCGCGCAGGGCGTGCTGGTTGTGGCTCCGGGCTGTCACGACACCGCGAGCGCGGTGGCCGCGGTGCCGGCAGAAGGCGCGCATCACGCCTACCTCAGCTCCGGCACCTGGTCGCTGCTGGGCGTCGAAACGCAGGCGCCGGTCATCAACGCGGCCAGCCTGGTCGCCAACGTGACCAACGAAGGCGGCGTGTGCGGCACCGTGCGCCTGCTGAAGAACATCACCGGGCTGTGGATCATCCAGGAATGTCGCCGCGCCTGGGCCGCCGCGGGTCGCCCCCTGTCGTGGGATCAGATCGTGGCCGCGGCCGGGGCAGCCATGCCGGCCACGGCCGTGATTGATGTGGACGCGGCCGAGTTCGCAGCCCCTGGCGATATGCCCGGCCGTGTGCGCGCCTTTTGTCAACGCACGGGCCAGCCTGTGCCAGATACCGCCGGCGCACTGGCGGCCGTGGTCTATGAGAGCCTGGCGCTGAAGTATCGCAGCACGCTGGCGCGCATCGAGGGGTTGACCGGCCGGACGGCCGCGCCGCTGCACATCGTGGGCGGCGGCAGCCAGAACCGCCTGCTCAATCAATTGGCCGCCGACTTCACCGGCCGGCCGGTCATCGCCGGGCCGGTGGAAGCGACCGCCATCGGCAACATCCTGATGCAGATGCTGGCGACCGGCGCCCTGGCCTCCCTGGCCGAGGGTCGCGATCTCGTGCGCCGCTCCTTCGAAGTCGAGGCGTTCGAACCGCGGCCGCGCCCCGACCGGGATGAGCGGCTCGGTCGCCTGGAAGCGTTGACATGA
- a CDS encoding ABC transporter substrate-binding protein, producing the protein MKKNWFVVLTLLVVASLLTGCGTAAPTPAASGDIYIPVISKGFQHQFWQAVKMGAEQAAKDYNVKITFEGPESESQVDKQVEMVEAALAKNPKALCLAALDSKALIPLLEKAKAANIPVVGFDSGVDSDIPVATAATDNIAAAAFAADKMAALINNEGKIAVIVHDQTSRTGIDRRDGFVNRIKEKYPNITIVDVQYGGGDHAKSTDLAKAIMQANPDLKGFFGANEGSAVGVINAVTEMNKSGKIVVIGYDAGKLQKQAVRDGLMAGAITQDPVGIGYKAVEAAVKAIKGEKVEKNIDTGFKWWDKTNVDSEEMKPLLYD; encoded by the coding sequence ATGAAGAAGAATTGGTTCGTTGTACTGACCCTGTTGGTTGTTGCATCGCTGCTGACCGGGTGCGGGACCGCCGCCCCCACGCCAGCCGCCTCCGGGGATATTTACATCCCTGTGATTTCCAAGGGCTTCCAGCATCAGTTCTGGCAGGCCGTCAAGATGGGCGCTGAGCAGGCCGCGAAGGATTACAATGTGAAGATCACCTTCGAAGGGCCGGAATCAGAAAGCCAGGTTGACAAGCAGGTTGAGATGGTGGAGGCTGCGCTCGCCAAGAACCCCAAGGCGCTCTGTCTGGCTGCGCTCGATAGCAAGGCCCTGATCCCGCTGCTGGAGAAGGCCAAGGCCGCCAACATCCCGGTTGTCGGTTTCGACTCCGGCGTGGACAGCGATATCCCGGTCGCAACGGCCGCCACCGACAACATCGCCGCGGCCGCGTTTGCCGCGGACAAGATGGCCGCGTTGATCAACAACGAGGGCAAGATCGCGGTCATCGTGCATGATCAGACCAGCCGCACCGGCATTGACCGCCGCGATGGCTTCGTCAATCGCATCAAGGAGAAGTACCCGAACATCACGATCGTGGATGTGCAGTACGGCGGCGGCGACCATGCCAAGTCCACCGACCTGGCCAAGGCGATCATGCAGGCCAATCCTGATCTGAAGGGCTTCTTCGGCGCCAATGAAGGCTCGGCCGTCGGCGTGATCAACGCGGTCACGGAGATGAACAAGAGCGGTAAGATCGTGGTGATCGGCTATGACGCCGGCAAGCTGCAAAAGCAGGCTGTGCGCGATGGCCTGATGGCTGGCGCCATCACCCAGGACCCGGTCGGCATCGGCTACAAGGCTGTCGAAGCCGCGGTCAAGGCGATCAAGGGCGAGAAGGTCGAGAAGAACATTGACACCGGGTTCAAGTGGTGGGATAAGACCAACGTGGACTCGGAAGAGATGAAGCCGCTCCTGTACGATTGA
- a CDS encoding class II aldolase/adducin family protein, whose translation MALEVPYPDLAELIAAIGEAGQRLSEIEASEGAAGNISVYIGWPLEPRRIFPQAETIALPEAVPELAGRLFLVTGSGRRLRDIIHDPAANLGALVVNEGGATGALYTSQRRLFARLTSEFNSHLAVHRQQIRRSGTNFHAVVHAQPVHIVHLSHIADYRDETYLNRHLLRWQPETIITLPEGLGIAPFFPPGSADLMTATLAALRDHPVVLWCKHGLVARSDQSVKRAADRIEYVETAARYEFMNLVNGNRAEGLTAEEIRAIAAAFNVKQSYF comes from the coding sequence ATGGCACTTGAAGTACCTTACCCAGACCTTGCCGAGCTCATCGCGGCGATTGGCGAAGCGGGCCAGCGCCTGTCCGAGATCGAAGCCTCGGAGGGCGCGGCCGGCAACATCTCAGTTTACATCGGCTGGCCGCTGGAGCCGCGGCGCATCTTCCCGCAGGCCGAGACCATCGCCCTGCCCGAGGCCGTGCCTGAGCTGGCCGGCCGGCTGTTCCTGGTCACCGGTTCGGGCCGGCGACTGCGCGACATCATTCACGACCCGGCCGCCAACCTGGGCGCGCTGGTGGTGAACGAGGGCGGCGCTACCGGCGCGCTCTACACCTCCCAGCGGCGGCTCTTTGCCCGGCTGACCAGCGAGTTCAACTCACACCTGGCCGTGCATCGCCAGCAGATTCGGCGTTCGGGCACCAACTTCCATGCGGTCGTCCATGCGCAGCCGGTGCATATCGTCCACTTGAGCCACATTGCCGACTACCGTGACGAGACCTATCTCAACCGCCATCTGCTGCGCTGGCAGCCAGAGACGATCATCACCCTGCCGGAAGGGTTGGGTATTGCGCCTTTCTTCCCGCCCGGTTCGGCCGATCTGATGACCGCGACGCTGGCCGCGCTGCGCGATCATCCGGTGGTGTTGTGGTGCAAGCACGGCCTTGTGGCGCGTTCGGACCAATCGGTGAAACGGGCCGCTGACCGCATCGAATACGTGGAGACGGCGGCGCGTTACGAGTTCATGAACCTGGTCAACGGCAACCGCGCCGAGGGCTTGACAGCCGAGGAGATCAGGGCCATCGCGGCCGCGTTCAATGTCAAGCAGAGCTATTTTTGA
- a CDS encoding ABC transporter permease, translating into MTSKTTPATTAKRVLIRPDAMQKILAFAGLIVIFIGFSLASPYFRQFDNVVAILLSTAVNGVLALGVTFVIVTGGIDLSIGTVLTFSAVMSGVFIVDLGLPVGVGVIGGLLAGTLCGMVNGIVIAKMKIPPFIATLGMMMITKGLSLILSHSKPVYLLDTPAFNQIAMGSILGRLIPGFDIPNAVLILFGAALVASLILSKTILGRYTFAMGSNEEATRLSGVNVDTWKIAVYSLCGLFAGLGGVLMAARLNSAQPALGAGYELDAIAAAVIGGTSLSGGEGTILGTIIGAFIMSTLTNGLRIMAVPQEWQMVVTGVIVIFAVYADIVRRRNT; encoded by the coding sequence ATGACTAGCAAGACAACACCTGCGACGACCGCCAAACGAGTGCTGATCCGCCCCGACGCCATGCAGAAGATTTTGGCCTTTGCCGGCCTGATCGTGATCTTCATCGGCTTTTCGCTGGCATCGCCCTACTTCCGCCAGTTCGACAACGTTGTCGCCATTCTGCTTTCGACCGCGGTCAACGGCGTGCTGGCCCTGGGCGTCACCTTTGTCATTGTCACCGGCGGCATTGATCTCTCCATCGGCACGGTGTTGACCTTCTCCGCGGTGATGAGCGGCGTGTTCATCGTTGACCTGGGACTGCCGGTAGGGGTCGGCGTCATCGGTGGCCTGCTGGCGGGCACCCTGTGCGGCATGGTCAACGGCATCGTCATCGCGAAGATGAAGATCCCGCCCTTCATCGCCACCCTGGGCATGATGATGATCACCAAAGGCCTGTCGCTGATCCTGTCACACTCCAAGCCGGTCTATCTGCTCGATACCCCCGCGTTCAACCAGATTGCGATGGGGTCCATCCTGGGCCGCCTCATTCCCGGTTTTGATATTCCCAACGCCGTGCTGATTCTCTTCGGCGCCGCGTTGGTGGCCAGCCTGATCCTGAGCAAGACGATCCTGGGCCGCTACACCTTTGCGATGGGCAGCAACGAAGAGGCCACGCGCCTCTCCGGCGTCAATGTGGACACATGGAAGATCGCCGTCTACTCGCTTTGTGGCCTGTTCGCCGGTTTAGGCGGCGTGCTGATGGCCGCGCGCCTCAACTCCGCACAGCCCGCGTTGGGCGCCGGCTATGAACTGGACGCCATCGCCGCGGCGGTGATTGGCGGCACCTCGCTGAGCGGCGGTGAAGGCACCATCCTGGGCACCATCATCGGCGCGTTCATCATGAGCACGCTGACCAACGGCCTGCGCATCATGGCTGTGCCGCAGGAATGGCAGATGGTGGTGACCGGTGTGATCGTCATCTTCGCGGTGTACGCCGACATCGTGCGGCGCCGGAACACGTAG
- a CDS encoding sugar ABC transporter ATP-binding protein, with translation MSETLVVMEGIDKSFPGVHALDQAHFELRPGEVHALVGENGAGKSTLMKILSGVYRKDAGRIYYRGQEVDIPNPRAAQDLGISIIHQELNLMPHLTVAQNIFIGREPRRGVRFLVDDDATNKKAEQLFEMMHLKLNPRTKVADLTVAMQQMVEIAKALSFNSEVLIMDEPTAALTESEIDDLFRIVRQLRAKGVGIVHISHRLEELKQISDRITVMRDSRTIDTVNTKEVTIDQIISLMVGRTIFESTPELPERPSQDIALEVKGLNRGRVLRDINFRLKKGEILGFAGLMGAGRTEVARAIFGADPYDSGQMVIKGQSVQIRHPRDAVRHGIAYLSEDRKRYGLALGLDVETNIALASLRKFINGLGWVNTNRTHKTAQEHVQALAIKTPGLRQRVRNLSGGNQQKVIVGKWLTADTDILIFDEPTRGIDVGAKSEIYRLLNELAQQGKAIMMISSELPEILRMSHRIVVMCEGRITGELTAAEATQERIMKYATQRGSIVDAAAATTASEEG, from the coding sequence ATGAGTGAAACCCTCGTGGTGATGGAAGGGATTGACAAGAGCTTTCCTGGCGTTCATGCGCTGGATCAGGCGCACTTCGAACTGCGTCCCGGCGAGGTGCATGCCCTGGTCGGTGAGAACGGCGCAGGCAAATCCACCCTGATGAAGATTCTCTCCGGCGTCTACCGCAAGGACGCGGGCCGCATCTATTACAGGGGCCAGGAAGTGGACATCCCCAACCCACGCGCGGCGCAGGACTTGGGCATCAGCATCATTCACCAGGAATTGAACCTGATGCCGCACCTGACCGTGGCGCAGAACATCTTCATCGGCCGCGAACCGCGGCGCGGCGTCCGCTTCCTCGTAGACGACGATGCGACCAACAAGAAGGCCGAGCAGCTCTTCGAGATGATGCACCTGAAACTGAACCCGCGCACGAAAGTGGCCGATCTCACCGTCGCCATGCAGCAGATGGTAGAAATTGCCAAGGCCCTGTCGTTCAACTCTGAAGTGCTCATCATGGACGAGCCGACCGCCGCGCTGACGGAATCGGAAATAGACGATCTTTTCCGTATCGTGCGCCAACTGCGGGCAAAGGGCGTGGGCATCGTGCATATCTCGCACCGCCTGGAGGAGTTGAAACAGATCTCCGATCGCATCACGGTGATGCGCGATAGCCGCACGATTGACACCGTCAACACCAAAGAAGTGACGATTGACCAGATCATCAGCCTGATGGTGGGCCGCACGATCTTCGAGTCCACCCCGGAGCTGCCGGAAAGGCCCAGCCAGGATATCGCGCTGGAAGTGAAGGGCCTGAATCGGGGCAGGGTGTTGCGCGACATCAATTTTCGCCTCAAGAAGGGCGAAATCCTGGGGTTTGCCGGGCTGATGGGCGCCGGTCGCACCGAGGTGGCGCGCGCCATCTTCGGCGCCGACCCGTACGATTCCGGCCAGATGGTCATCAAGGGCCAGTCGGTGCAGATCAGGCATCCGCGCGACGCGGTCAGGCATGGCATCGCCTATCTGTCTGAGGATCGCAAACGCTACGGCCTGGCGCTGGGCCTGGACGTGGAAACCAACATTGCCCTGGCCTCGCTGCGTAAGTTCATCAACGGGCTGGGTTGGGTCAACACGAACCGGACTCACAAGACGGCGCAGGAGCACGTCCAGGCGTTGGCCATCAAGACGCCCGGACTCAGGCAGCGTGTGCGCAACCTTTCCGGCGGCAATCAGCAGAAAGTCATTGTCGGCAAGTGGCTGACCGCCGATACTGACATTCTGATTTTCGACGAGCCGACCCGCGGCATTGATGTCGGCGCCAAGAGCGAGATTTACCGGCTGTTGAACGAGTTGGCGCAGCAGGGCAAGGCCATCATGATGATCTCGTCGGAACTACCCGAAATTCTACGCATGAGTCATCGCATCGTGGTGATGTGCGAGGGTCGGATCACCGGTGAGCTGACCGCGGCTGAAGCCACGCAGGAACGGATCATGAAATATGCAACGCAGCGCGGCAGTATTGTTGACGCAGCCGCGGCGACGACCGCAAGCGAGGAAGGTTGA
- a CDS encoding aldehyde ferredoxin oxidoreductase family protein, whose protein sequence is MNGWNGSVVDINLTNRETKTYALDMDMAQQFLGGRGLGGRLLWDLVGPEVAPLAPENVLIFAVGPLTGTGYQTSNRFSVSTKSPLTGTILDANSGGFWGMQFKKTGYDVLIVRGRADHPVFIEITPAGVSIQDAAPLWGLRVKEVTQRLGQNNNRRNVLCIGPAGENLGLMAAIMNDGERALARGGPGAVMGSKNLKAVVVEGKTRPEIEDDERFKFLLYESRKMLRASPLTSQALPEFGTAVVMNLINAIGALPTRNFQAVQFEHAEAISGEALRDSYLVDNAACWACPIACTRISKTDKVAGEGPEYESVWAFGAQCGIGDLAAIIEANSLCNDFGLDTISVGSTIGCLMELSERGLVDSDLRFGRADLLAGAVEDIALRRGLGADMAEGSRRLAAKYGAPELSMSVKGLELPAYDPRGMQGQGLLFATSNRGACHMRGNMLGLEVLGLPKLIDRFQVQGKSAYVTLHQNSAAAIDSLVLCKFTNMAVADEYFARVLSAVTGLPYSTGDLIRAGERIWNLERLYNLREGFTAADDTLPRRLLEEPAPAGPSAGWTVKLEQMRREYYRTRGWDAAGVPKPAKLAELGLEKLTA, encoded by the coding sequence ATGAATGGTTGGAACGGCAGCGTGGTAGATATCAACCTGACCAACAGGGAGACCAAGACGTATGCGCTGGACATGGACATGGCGCAGCAGTTTCTCGGCGGCCGCGGCCTGGGCGGCCGGCTGCTGTGGGACCTGGTGGGGCCGGAGGTGGCGCCGCTGGCGCCGGAGAATGTCCTGATCTTCGCCGTCGGCCCGCTCACCGGAACCGGCTACCAGACCAGTAATCGCTTTTCGGTCAGCACCAAGAGTCCACTGACGGGCACGATCCTTGACGCCAACAGCGGCGGCTTCTGGGGCATGCAGTTCAAGAAGACCGGTTACGATGTGCTGATCGTGCGCGGCCGCGCCGATCATCCCGTCTTCATCGAAATCACGCCGGCGGGGGTGAGCATCCAGGACGCGGCGCCGCTGTGGGGTTTGCGCGTGAAAGAGGTGACGCAGCGCCTGGGGCAGAACAACAACCGGCGCAATGTCCTGTGCATCGGCCCGGCTGGCGAGAACCTGGGGCTGATGGCGGCCATCATGAACGATGGCGAACGCGCCCTGGCCCGCGGCGGCCCCGGCGCGGTGATGGGCAGCAAGAATCTGAAGGCGGTTGTGGTGGAAGGCAAGACGCGGCCGGAGATCGAAGATGATGAGCGGTTCAAGTTCCTGCTCTACGAAAGCCGCAAGATGCTGCGCGCCAGCCCGCTCACCAGCCAGGCGCTGCCAGAATTTGGCACCGCGGTGGTGATGAACCTGATCAACGCCATCGGCGCGCTGCCCACGCGCAACTTCCAGGCCGTGCAGTTTGAGCACGCGGAGGCCATCTCCGGCGAGGCGCTGCGCGACAGCTACCTGGTGGACAACGCGGCCTGCTGGGCCTGCCCCATCGCCTGTACGCGCATCAGCAAGACCGACAAGGTGGCAGGCGAAGGGCCGGAGTACGAATCGGTCTGGGCGTTCGGCGCACAGTGCGGTATCGGCGATCTGGCCGCGATCATCGAAGCCAACTCGCTGTGCAACGACTTTGGCCTGGACACCATCTCGGTCGGCTCCACCATCGGCTGCCTGATGGAACTGAGCGAGCGCGGGCTGGTGGACAGCGATCTGCGCTTTGGCCGGGCCGACCTGCTGGCGGGGGCAGTGGAAGACATCGCGCTGCGCCGCGGCCTGGGCGCGGACATGGCCGAGGGCAGCCGGCGCCTGGCCGCGAAGTACGGCGCGCCAGAGCTTTCGATGAGCGTCAAGGGGCTGGAACTGCCGGCCTACGACCCGCGCGGCATGCAGGGGCAGGGCCTGCTCTTCGCCACTTCGAACCGCGGCGCTTGCCACATGCGCGGCAACATGCTGGGGCTGGAGGTGCTCGGCCTGCCCAAGCTGATTGACCGCTTCCAGGTGCAGGGCAAGTCGGCCTACGTCACGCTGCATCAGAACAGCGCGGCCGCGATTGACTCGCTGGTGCTGTGCAAGTTCACCAACATGGCGGTGGCCGATGAATACTTCGCCCGCGTGCTCAGCGCGGTCACCGGGCTGCCCTACTCCACGGGCGACCTGATCCGGGCCGGCGAACGCATCTGGAACCTGGAGCGCCTGTACAACCTGCGCGAGGGCTTCACCGCGGCGGACGACACGCTGCCCAGGCGCCTGCTGGAAGAACCCGCGCCGGCCGGCCCCAGCGCCGGTTGGACGGTGAAGCTGGAGCAGATGCGCCGTGAGTATTATCGGACGCGCGGCTGGGACGCGGCCGGCGTGCCGAAACCGGCCAAGCTGGCCGAGTTGGGGTTGGAGAAGTTGACCGCGTGA